The sequence below is a genomic window from Paenibacillus silvisoli.
GCGAGCCGACGATAAGCGGATAGATCGTCTTCTTCGCGAGGCCGGAGCTCTCGATCCACCCTGCGGCCAACGTGCCGAACAAGACGGAGATGCCAAGACCGAGCAGCGACTCCCCTAGCGTGACGGCAAAATGCTTCCCGAGCAGTCCCTTGTTCTCCCACATCGACACGAACACATCCGATAGCCTCGGGACGATGTAATGCGGAATGTCGAACACGCGCGTCCCCGCTTCCCAGATGGCAGCGAGCAGCAGCACGAAGGCAACGACCGGAAGGGCCGCGGACGTTTTTCCTTGATTACGCCGACTCATGGCCTGCCTCCTTGGGCGCCTTCGGAAACGCCAAGTCCGATCCAGCCAAGCGCTTGACGCTTCAAGCCGATGAACGCTTCTTCCAAAGCAGCTTCATAGCTTCTCGGACGCCGCAGCTCAACGCTCAGCTCCTGCAGCGTCGCGATCGGAGACTTCGCCGCGACGAGCACCCGGTCGGACAGCAGCAGCGCTTCATCCACGTCGTGCGTGATGAATAGAATCGTTTTGCGGTGCCGCTCCCATACTTGCAGCAGCCATTCCTGCATGCGAATCCGCGTCATCGCATCGAGCGCGCTGAACGGCTCGTCGAGCAAGAGCAGCTCCCCTCCGCCCAGCAGCGATCGGGCAAACGAGACGCGCTGCCGCATGCCGCCCGACAGCTCATGCGGATACTTGCTTTCCGTCCCCGCGAGCCCCAGCTCGGGCAGCAGCTCCATCACTTGCAGGCGCGCCTCTCGCTTCGAGGTACCGCCAAGCTCCAAGCCCAATGCGGCATTGTCCAGCACGGTCCGCCATGGCATCAAGGCGTCCTTTTGCGGCATATAGCCGATTTTCCCTTGCTTAACCGCCGATGCCGGCGAATCGCCTGCCGCTCCGATCGCAATCGTACCCGCTTGCGGAACGAGCAAGTCGGACAGCAGCCGAAACAGGGTCGTCTTGCCGATGCCGCTTGCCGCCAGCATGCTCACAAACTCGCCTTGCTTGATATCGAAGCTCAATCCGTCGAACAAGGGCTGCTCGCCCGGAAAGGCGAAGCGAAGCCCGCGCACCGCTAACGCAGGCTGCCGCCCCTCTACCGTTCTCTCGCTCACACCGGCCACTCCTCTTGCCGATAGGCCATGTCCCAGAACATATACTCCAGCCGGGAAGCGGCGAGGAAGTGCTTCTCCAGCTGCGCAA
It includes:
- a CDS encoding ABC transporter ATP-binding protein, which gives rise to MSERTVEGRQPALAVRGLRFAFPGEQPLFDGLSFDIKQGEFVSMLAASGIGKTTLFRLLSDLLVPQAGTIAIGAAGDSPASAVKQGKIGYMPQKDALMPWRTVLDNAALGLELGGTSKREARLQVMELLPELGLAGTESKYPHELSGGMRQRVSFARSLLGGGELLLLDEPFSALDAMTRIRMQEWLLQVWERHRKTILFITHDVDEALLLSDRVLVAAKSPIATLQELSVELRRPRSYEAALEEAFIGLKRQALGWIGLGVSEGAQGGRP